One genomic region from Henningerozyma blattae CBS 6284 chromosome 2, complete genome encodes:
- the TBLA0B04170 gene encoding uncharacterized protein, with protein sequence MTQTVISINSPPPYLTLSGQEELPTVLTIGGSDSSGSAGIEADLKTITAHRCYSMTCLTAVTVQTPSKVYNIQKMSKDLVKEALDVNLRNIKCDVIKCGLLTIENVQILNKKLIELGDYRPKLIWDPFLNEMFVDDDFIQLVKAQLTPFAELITPNLQEALKLINKPQMSITSIEDIFNVAQEVSRETKCANILIKGGQLPYELLSDNKIIDILYLGNEEKFIVYNGNIEKTHNTHGAGCTLASSVASNLALGYSLAQAVYGGIEYVQNAISLGCTVIKVNSDFNGRINHVHSIEIPMEKMIKDECFNAHSILSARQSSWTRISNPVNYKNNFFDYLIHHPYVKRHWKTYTNHEFVNQIATATLDPKKFQFFIEQDYSYLVDYARVHCIAASKAPTLSDIELEIALIAGTKVEITAHKEKLTKYFGVVDDSYYDTIKRGPALNNYSRYFNDIAKRGTWEELVAALTPCLMGYCFAARTFEKNLVLNEDYPYYNKWCSDCLGELSVAAIKEGEKLLNHIASTYPPEKIETLVKIFGDVCQLETQFWDAALAYNG encoded by the coding sequence ATGACACAAACAGTAATTAGTATCAATTCCCCTCCACCGTATCTTACTTTATCTGGTCAAGAGGAACTACCTACGGTTTTAACTATCGGGGGCTCGGATTCTAGTGGTAGTGCAGGTATAGAAGCAGATTTGAAGACTATTACTGCACACAGATGTTATAGTATGACTTGCCTTACAGCTGTCACGGTCCAAACCCCATCAAAAGTCTacaatattcaaaaaatgtCAAAAGACTTAGTTAAGGAAGCTTTAGATGTTAATCTGAGGAATATTAAATGTGATGTCATTAAATGTGGTTTGttaacaattgaaaatgttcaaatattaaataaaaaattgatcGAATTAGGAGATTATAGACCAAAATTAATTTGGGATCCCTTTCTAAATGAAATGTTCGTTGATGATGACTTTATTCAATTAGTGAAAGCTCAACTTACTCCATTTGCAGAACTAATTACTCCAAATCTTCAAGAAGCATTGAAGTTGATAAATAAACCTCAGATGTCAATTACTTCAATCGAGGACATTTTCAATGTTGCTCAAGAAGTATCAAGAGAAACAAAATGTGCAAATATATTGATCAAGGGAGGTCAATTACCATATGAATTACTATCggataataaaataattgatatcTTGTACCTAGGCAacgaagaaaaatttatagtttACAACGGTAACATAGAAAAAACCCACAATACACATGGTGCTGGATGTACCTTAGCCTCCTCCGTTGCATCTAATCTTGCCCTAGGATATTCTTTAGCACAAGCTGTCTATGGTGGTATTGAATATGTTCAAAATGCTATATCCCTTGGTTGTACTGTGATAAAAGTTAATTCAGATTTCAATGGTCGTATTAATCATGTTCATTCTATTGAGATACCAATGGAAAAGATGATAAAGGACGAGTGCTTTAATGCACATTCCATTTTATCAGCCAGGCAATCGTCTTGGACAAGAATCAGTAATCCAGTGaattataagaataatttctttgatTACTTAATTCACCATCCTTATGTTAAGCGTCATTGGAAAACCTATACGAATCATGAATTTGTCAATCAAATTGCTACTGCAACTTTAGATCCAAAAAAgtttcaattctttattgAACAAGATTACAGTTATTTAGTTGATTATGCTAGGGTTCATTGCATTGCTGCTAGTAAGGCACCAACTCTTTCTGATATCGAACTAGAGATTGCCCTAATTGCTGGAACAAAGGTAGAGATAACTGCCcataaagaaaaattaactaAATACTTTGGGGTCGTTGATGATTCCTATTATGATACGATAAAAAGGGGCCCAGCATTAAACAACTACTCTAGATATTTCAATGATATAGCCAAGAGAGGTACTTGGGAAGAATTAGTAGCTGCCCTTACCCCTTGTTTGATGGGCTACTGTTTTGCTGCACGTACTTTTGAGAAGAATCTTGTGCTAAATGAGGATTATCCATACTATAATAAGTGGTGTTCAGACTGTTTGGGTGAACTTAGTGTAGCTGCTATAAAAGAAGGTGAAAAGTTGTTGAACCATATTGCTAGTACATATCCTCCTGAGAAAATTGAAACTTTGGTCAAAATTTTCGGTGATGTTTGCCAACTAGAAACTCAATTTTGGGATGCTGCTTTAGCATATAATGGATAA
- the NOC2 gene encoding mRNA-binding ribosome synthesis protein NOC2 (similar to Saccharomyces cerevisiae NOC2 (YOR206W); ancestral locus Anc_8.617) translates to MTTIAKSTKKMKSKHLKSKTDESKKIKEVKKIEKLETKKQKSKTSKETDNSKDSDNSSSEDEAEDMEATMKSLKEDDPDFYKYLEENDKDLLGFTATNPLDAISDEDDDDDDNDNDEKSSNKKNIEDEIVEENETNSDKTELTLALVREWKKTLQGTPSFKHIRKIVTAFKAAVNLNNEEITESSKYSVTDPKAFQELMFMALKDLPSVIQKMNPYQIIKGSRSLQVSKNTTKLSSILKFHAASLLVLLNDINNTETAALVLHSLNQLLPYFLSYRRTLKELIKAVIIVWASSKDVETQIATFAFLHNASKEFKKSILELVLKTIYSIFIKGCRNTNIRTMPLINFQKNSAAELFNIDQVLSYQICFESIRQLAISLRNVMTAITKKTHKSNSAESYKLVYNWQFCHSLDFWSRVLSSASNVSIQNKTENALSELVYPLIQVTIGTIRLNPTAQYASLRFYLIRSLIRLTQNTNVVIPIFSLLSEMLTSTAFTRNPKKTKGNLVAFDFDHNIKCSQGYLGTKIYQDGLTEQFVELIGEYFVLYSKSITFPEFITPVVITLRRFIKSSKNVRMNKQLMNMVEKLNNNGDFISKKRATADFTPSDTAEVANFLKEISWKDTPLGSFVAVQREVKEEKARIVRESIEEEDKETEEDLRRKEAKKLGLDLDDDDDAVDIEMSE, encoded by the coding sequence ATGACAACTATTGCAAAGAGTACTAAGAAAATGAAGTCAAAGCATTTAAAGTCAAAAACTGACGAATCcaaaaagattaaagaagttaaaaaaattgaaaaactaGAAACCAAAAAACAGAAATCTAAAACAAGTAAAGAAACTGATAATTCAAAGGATTCtgataattcttcttctgaaGATGAAGCTGAAGATATGGAAGCCACTatgaaatctttaaaagaagatgatCCTGATTTTTACAAATATCTAGAAGAAAACGATAAAGATTTGTTGGGCTTCACTGCTACAAATCCTTTGGATGCAATTAGTGATGaggatgatgatgatgatgataatgataatgacgaaaaatcatctaataaaaaaaatattgaagatgaaattgtggaagaaaatgaaaccAACTCAGATAAAACTGAATTAACTTTAGCTCTTGTTAGAGAATGGAAAAAAACTTTACAAGGTACACCATCTTTCAAgcatattagaaaaattgtTACCGCTTTCAAAGCTGCTgtcaatttaaataatgaggAAATTACCGAATCCTCCAAATACTCAGTCACTGATCCAAAAGCCTTTCAAGAATTAATGTTCATGGCTCTAAAAGATTTACCAAGCGTTATTCAAAAGATGAATCcttatcaaattattaaagggTCTAGATCTCTTCAAGTAAGCAAAAACACAACTAAATTATCATCTATCTTAAAATTCCATGCTGCCTCTTTATTAGttcttttaaatgatattaataatactgaAACTGCAGCTCTAGTTTTACATTCCCTTAACCAACTTTTACCATATTTCTTGTCTTATAGAAGAacattaaaagaattaattaaagctGTCATTATTGTATGGGCTTCATCTAAAGATGTAGAGACTCAAATTGCTACTTTTGCCTTCTTACATAATGCATCAaaagaattcaaaaaatcTATCCTTGAACTGGTTTTGAAAACTATTTATTCTATCTTCATTAAAGGTTGTCGTAACACGAATATTCGTACTATGcctttaattaatttccaaaaaaattcagctgctgaattatttaatattgatcAAGTTTTAAGTTATCAAATATGTTTTGAAAGTATTAGACAGTTGGCTATTTCTTTGAGAAACGTTATGACTGctataactaaaaaaaCACACAAGTCAAATTCAGCAGAATCATACAAATTAGTCTACAACTGGCAATTCTGCCATTCATTAGATTTTTGGTCTCGTGTATTATCATCAGCTTCAAATGtttcaattcaaaataaaactgAAAATGCATTAAGTGAATTAGTTTATCCTTTAATTCAAGTCACAATTGGTACTATTAGATTAAATCCAACTGCTCAATATGCCTCCTTAAGATTCTATTTAATTAGATCTCTTATCAGATTAACTCAAAACACCAACGTTGTTATACCAATTTTCTCTTTATTGTCAGAAATGTTAACTTCAACTGCCTTCACTAgaaatccaaaaaaaacaaaggGTAATTTAGTAGCCTTTGATTTTGatcataatattaaatgttCTCAAGGTTACTTAGGtacaaaaatttatcaagaTGGTCTAACAGAACAATTTGTTGAATTAATTGGCGAATATTTCGTCTTATACTCAAAAAGTATCACTTTCCCAGAATTTATTACTCCTGTCGTTATTACTTTACGTCgttttattaaatcttcTAAAAATGTTAGAATGAACAAacaattaatgaatatggtggaaaaattaaataacaatggtgattttatttctaaaaagaGAGCTACCGCTGATTTTACACCAAGTGATACTGCTGAAGTAGCTAACTTCTTAAAGGAAATATCTTGGAAAGACACTCCTTTAGGTTCATTTGTAGCTGTTCAAAGAGAAGTAAAAGAAGAGAAAGCTAGAATAGTGAGAGAAAGTATTGAGGAAGAAGACAAAGAAACAGAAGAAGATTTAAGAAGAAAGGAAGCTAAGAAACTTGGTTTAGAtcttgatgatgatgatgatgctGTTGATATCGAAATGTcagaataa
- the GEP3 gene encoding Gep3p (similar to Saccharomyces cerevisiae YOR205C; ancestral locus Anc_8.616): MFGTSYKLVYSRLISVSKIKISKRLINCHSCGIKLQDKNSEDTGYYIKPKVFTPKGINQLDEIRYLLYKNQLQNMGVPEQESMASEIDNKKDNLLICKRCNDAINHNNYKLDEFRSIEFRDLEKYIQSPSNIVNVVPLTEFPFHFERRLFENPDYTSSLLLTKCDTVIKDRKTLSKSLPSFIKSLLKKELDININKIVGISSIKSWNLANALSMMKNHSYLVGHANAGKSTLINSLIERYFGYKITKGINSSTKEQSIDENKRREFEANPGLFIKKQYSGVSHIPNLTRDILQYRIFNKVIFDLPGYSRDYDKNKLDSVIKKDWLDRIRKTNLFKIEKIRKKRYRTILGNEDGACYTIGGIFYLIPPSGTINQIIKYIPGEGYNFKNIESGITAFNNCNNKSNKIPHPLTKYCGIKDNIQDKGDYVRHVIPPFQGSIEIVLKDIGYLLLRTTGTYQYRGLHEIWCLRGIEVCIREPIENMNDIEFSNRPLISDTYEMGFEVEDTFNRMKEMYIERTEKDRMKRRFLNKGKDLVDIVKVKHNESPNLFWYFQW, encoded by the coding sequence ATGTTTGGAACTTCTTATAAACTTGTATATAGTCGATTGATATCAGTGtccaaaatcaaaatctcCAAACGTTTAATTAATTGCCATTCATGTGGGATAAAATTGCAAGATAAGAACAGTGAAGATACAggatattatattaagcCCAAAGTATTTACCCCCAAAGGTATTAATCAATTAGATGAGATACGATATTTATTGtataaaaatcaattacaaaatatggGCGTTCCGGAACAAGAATCGATGGCTTCTGaaatagataataaaaaagacAATTTACTTATTTGTAAACGCTGTAATGATGCTATCAAccataataattataaactTGATGAATTTCGTAGTATCGAATTCCgagatttagaaaaatatatccaATCTCCTTCTAACATAGTCAATGTGGTCCCCTTGACAGAATTTCCATTCCATTTTGAACGTcgattatttgaaaatccAGATTATACTTCTAGTTTGTTATTGACTAAATGTGATACAGTAATTAAGGATAGGAAAACATTATCTAAATCATTACCTTCGTTTatcaaatcattattaaaaaaagaattagacattaatatcaataaaattgTTGGAATTTCATCGATTAAATCATGGAATCTTGCCAATGCATTAtcaatgatgaaaaatcaTTCGTATCTTGTTGGGCATGCCAATGCAGGTAAATCAACCTTAATCAATTCGTTAATTGAAAGATACTTTGGttataaaataacaaaagGAATTAATTCTAGTACTAAGGAACAATctattgatgaaaataagAGACGTGAATTTGAAGCTAATCCTGGGTTATTTATTAAGAAGCAATATAGTGGAGTCTCACACATCCCAAATTTAACTCGTGATATATTGCAATATcgaatttttaataaggttatatttgatttgcCTGGATACAGTAGAGattatgataaaaataaattagatagTGTGATAAAGAAAGATTGGCTTGATAGAATACGAAAGACTAATCTATTcaagattgaaaaaataaggaAGAAACGTTATCGTACAATTTTGGGAAATGAAGATGGAGCATGCTATACCATAGGAGGTATATTTTACTTGATACCACCATCTGGAACAATTaatcaaatcattaaatatataccTGGAGAAGgatataatttcaaaaatatcgAATCTGGTATCACtgcatttaataattgtaataataagagTAATAAAATTCCACATCCATTAACTAAATATTGTGgtattaaagataatattCAAGACAAAGGGGATTATGTTAGACACGTAATTCCACCATTCCAGGGTAGTATTGAGATTGTTCTTAAGGATATTGGATATCTATTATTAAGAACTACTGGTACTTATCAATATCGAGGATTACATGAGATATGGTGTTTACGAGGGATTGAAGTATGTATTAGAGAACCTATTGAAAACATGaatgatattgaatttaGTAATAGGCCTTTAATCTCTGATACTTATGAAATGGGGTTTGAAGTGGAAGATACTTTCAATCGTATGAAAGAGATGTATATTGAAAGAACAGAAAAAGACCGAATGAAGAGaagatttttaaataaggGGAAAGATTTAGTTGATATAGTTAAAGTTAAACATAACGAATCACCTAACTTATTTTGGTATTTTCAATGGTAA
- the DED1 gene encoding DEAD-box ATP-dependent RNA helicase DED1 (similar to Saccharomyces cerevisiae DED1 (YOR204W) and DBP1 (YPL119C); ancestral locus Anc_8.614), producing MAELENQMQKLSMSDGPGDSPSGGSSYRPPHVRRGGARSGGRGGNNQGFDRRINNRGNAADGSFFGNNSQSSSFFGYNNRRGTGNNGPKRGGAGRGRYGRFVNGEHIPGERNEALELELFGAPNDPKFQSSGINFDNYDDIPVEASGKDVPEAITEFTSPPLADLLMENIKLAHFTKPTPVQKYSIPIVEQGRDLMACAQTGSGKTGGFLFPVLSESFSTGPADLPENTQSSYMRKAYPTAVILAPTRELATQIFDEAKKFTYRSWVKPCVVYGGADIRNQIRELERGCALLVATPGRLNDLLERGRISLANVKYLVLDEADRMLDMGFEPQIRHIVDGCDMPPAGERQTLMFSATFPDDIQHLARDFLSDYIFLSVGRVGSTSENITQHILYVEDMDKKSALLDLLSASNSGLTLIFVETKRMADELTDFLIMQNFRATAIHGDRTQSERERALHAFRNGRADLLVATAVAARGLDIPNVTHVINYDLPSDIDDYVHRIGRTGRAGNTGTATAFFNRNNKNIAKGMVELLTEANQEVPNFLNDAIRESSRGGGGGPRGGRSGFNSRSNSSRDFRRSNSRDNFWNSNSRSASGSGSGAGWGGNNAGWGNSTSTRSNNSNWGGNSGASNSWW from the coding sequence ATGGCAGAATTGGAAAACCAAATGCAGAAGTTGAGTATGAGTGACGGTCCAGGAGATTCACCTTCTGGTGGGTCGTCCTACAGACCTCCTCACGTCAGAAGAGGTGGTGCCAGAAGTGGTGGTCGTGGTGGTAATAATCAAGGGTTTGATCGTAGAATTAACAACAGAGGTAATGCTGCTGATGGTAGTTTCTTCGGTAACAACAGTCAAAGTTCTAGTTTCTTTGGTTATAATAATCGTCGTGGTACTGGCAATAATGGACCAAAGAGAGGCGGCGCTGGTCGTGGAAGATACGGACGTTTTGTCAATGGGGAACATATTCCTGGTGAAAGAAACGAAGCTTTGGAATTGGAATTGTTTGGTGCACCAAACGATCCTAAATTTCAATCTTCTGGTATCAATTTCGACAATTATGATGATATCCCAGTGGAAGCCTCTGGTAAAGATGTTCCAGAAGCCATTACTGAATTCACTTCTCCACCTTTGGCAGATTTGTTGatggaaaatattaaattggCTCATTTCACCAAGCCAACTCCAGTTCAGAAATATTCTATTCCTATTGTGGAACAAGGTAGAGATTTGATGGCATGTGCCCAAACTGGTTCTGGTAAGACTGGTGGGTTTTTATTCCCAGTCTTGTCTGAATCCTTTTCTACAGGTCCTGCAGATTTGCCAGAAAACACTCAGTCCTCTTATATGAGAAAGGCTTATCCAACTGCTGTTATTTTAGCTCCTACAAGAGAATTGGCCACTCAAATTTTCGATGAAGCCAAGAAATTCACTTATAGATCTTGGGTGAAACCATGTGTCGTTTACGGTGGTGCTGATATCAGAAATCAAATTAGAGAATTAGAAAGAGGTTGTGCTCTTCTAGTGGCTACACCAGGTCGTTTGAATGATTTATTGGAACGTGGTAGGATCTCTTTAGCAAATGTTAAGTATTTGGTTTTAGATGAAGCTGATAGAATGTTAGATATGGGTTTTGAACCACAAATTAGACACATTGTGGATGGTTGTGATATGCCACCTGCAGGTGAAAGACAAACTTTAATGTTTTCCGCTACTTTCCCAGATGATATTCAACATTTGGCTCGTGATTTCTTAAGTGattatatctttttatCTGTTGGTAGAGTCGGTTCTACTTCAGAAAACATTACTCAACATATTTTATACGTTGAAGATATGGATAAAAAATCCGctttattagatttattatcagCCTCCAACTCAGGTTTAACTTTGATTTTCGTAGAGACTAAGAGAATGGCTGATGAATTAACTGATTTCTTAATCATGCAAAACTTTAGAGCTACTGCTATTCATGGTGACCGTACTCAATCAGAGCGTGAAAGAGCCCTACATGCCTTTAGAAACGGTAGAGCAGATTTATTGGTCGCCACTGCTGTGGCTGCTAGAGGTTTGGATATTCCAAATGTTACTCATGTCATTAATTATGATTTACCAAGTGATATCGATGATTATGTCCATAGAATTGGTAGAACTGGTCGTGCCGGTAACACTGGTACCGCTACCGCTTTTTTCAAcagaaataataagaaCATCGCAAAGGGTATGGTGGAATTATTAACTGAAGCTAATCAAGAAGTTCCAAATTTCTTAAACGATGCCATTAGAGAATCTTCAagaggaggaggaggaggcCCAAGAGGTGGTAGATCCGGTTTCAACAGCCGTAGCAATAGTTCAAGAGATTTCCGTAGATCTAACTCAAGAGACAACTTCTGGAATTCAAACTCAAGATCTGCTTCTGGTTCCGGCTCAGGTGCTGGTTGGGGTGGTAATAATGCTGGTTGGGGTAACTCAACTTCAACTAGATCTAACAACTCAAATTGGGGTGGAAACTCTGGAGCTAGTAACAGCTGGTGGTAA
- the MRP51 gene encoding mitochondrial 37S ribosomal protein bS1m (similar to Saccharomyces cerevisiae MRP51 (YPL118W); ancestral locus Anc_8.613) produces MTSNIPLPLQSSLLRGSRLAQLHRPRASLQNTAPRSVPAHQVVVTTPNAHRVCEWGLKTTLPSRIRSKSIVLTAQDSLQRTAHFETNAGLQWTRRRFAELGVHVTHPPSIENPLFIPTSLRSTTPLSNLTGVNPTSATNSKVTREAKNKLAQLRAGLVKELRKNHIKDDLSSIVNSRNFSKEAVQYVKSNLNSSRSLPWENSMVGSGGLSYSLKGRLRNSPNGIIQKSIVPGRVLNADALGKKTAIAGFVASDSSTETKHAYGQGDFLRQSVFPFEIKSVRVTDGKINIAAKMVGGVNRQGSQRLSQTAFRSVPPLRRTKQSSQSNGDSEDNSKMVNQLLDIMKGLTSPSTKK; encoded by the coding sequence ATGACCTCCAATATACCTTTGCCCCTTCAATCTTCGTTGCTGCGTGGCTCTCGGTTGGCCCAACTTCATCGTCCCCGTGCGTCGCTCCAGAACACTGCACCACGTTCTGTTCCTGCCCATCAAGTCGTTGTCACTACACCAAATGCCCATCGAGTTTGTGAATGGGGGCTTAAGACAACTCTACCGTCCCGTATACGTTCTAAATCTATTGTTTTGACTGCACAGGATTCTTTGCAACGTACAGCTCATTTTGAGACCAATGCTGGGTTACAATGGACTCGTCGTCGTTTTGCAGAATTGGGGGTGCATGTGACACATCCTCCTTCTATTGAAAACCCACTTTTTATCCCTACATCTTTGAGGTCTACCACACCTTTAAGTAATCTCACGGGTGTAAATCCTACTAGTGCTACTAATTCAAAGGTGACCCGTGAGGCAAAGAATAAATTGGCACAATTGCGTGCAGGGCTTGTAAAAGAACTTCGTAAAAATCATATAAAGGATGATTTGAGTAGTATTGTTAATTCACGtaatttttccaaagaaGCAGTACAATATGTTAAATCAAACTTGAATAGTAGTAGATCATTACCATGGGAAAATTCTATGGTTGGTTCTGGTGGTTTATCATACTCTTTAAAGGGTAGATTAAGAAATTCACCAAATGGTATCATTCAAAAGAGTATTGTTCCAGGGAGAGTGCTTAATGCTGATGCGTTGGGTAAGAAGACTGCTATTGCTGGTTTTGTAGCATCTGATAGCTCTACTGAAACAAAACATGCCTACGGCCAAGGTGATTTCCTAAGACAATCAGTATTCccatttgaaattaaaagtgTTAGAGTTACTGAcggaaaaattaatattgcTGCCAAGATGGTTGGTGGGGTCAATAGACAAGGTTCACAAAGGTTATCTCAAACAGCTTTCCGTTCTGTTCCACCTCTAAGACGTACAAAACAATCTTCACAAAGTAATGGTGATTCAGAGGATAATAGCAAGATGGTTAATCAATTATTGGATATAATGAAGGGTTTGACTTCACCTTCTACGAAAAAGTAA
- the MRM1 gene encoding Mrm1p (similar to Saccharomyces cerevisiae MRM1 (YOR201C); ancestral locus Anc_8.611): MKNQISSHIRNFSTRTDILLQRNRKNIEWRDPRTSFDKFMPQTSRVKAWEKKGQDKETYFKKNFAHIHANTKESDPYNKKLHHREKLQSIRDELSEQHLTHLSKFKGSRNVMPSLKPNPLSDYVYGTNSVIAALNSKKRAYHMKLLYYGTLSPVIARLATQIYIPMEKATKHQLNLLTNNGIHNNVVLETKPIETIEVSHLKSCDDESGVMRFDETIAINLFEENQIRYDNKTKTYPLGIFLDQIMDPHNMGAIIRSAYFLGVDFILISRRNSSPLSPVVSKSSSGALELIPILTVDRPLDFVNRTKQANDWTFITTDSNPNARKEFSPKALKLADLKGQCNEAPTILIVGNEGKGVRTNMKFNSDFIVEIPFKERPRSKNEIRGGGGMVVDSLNVSVATALLIDNILRK, encoded by the coding sequence ATGAAAAACCAAATCTCATCTCATATCAGGAATTTTTCCACTCGTACTGATATTCTATTACAACGAAACcgtaaaaatatagaatgGAGGGATCCTAGAACgtcttttgataaatttatgCCTCAGACGTCAAGAGTAAAAGCttgggaaaaaaaaggtcaagataaagaaacatatttcaaaaaaaattttgcCCATATTCATGcaaatacaaaagaatCAGATCCTTATAATAAGAAACTACATCATCGAGAGAAATTACAATCTATTCGTGATGAACTTTCAGAACAACATTTGACtcatttatcaaaatttaaaggtTCCAGAAATGTCATGCCTTCTCTAAAACCAAACCCACTTTCTGATTATGTTTATGGTACTAATAGTGTTATTGCGGCattaaatagtaaaaaaagagCGTATCATATGAAATTGTTATATTACGGTACGCTGTCTCCAGTTATTGCAAGATTGGCTActcaaatatatattcccATGGAGAAGGCTACAAAACATCAATTAAACttattaacaaataatgGGATTCATAATAATGTAGTATTAGAAACAAAACCTATTGAAACAATAGAAGTTTCACATTTGAAAAGTTGTGATGATGAAAGTGGGGTAATGCGTTTCGATGAGACAATTgctataaatttatttgaagagAATCAAATTCGTTATGACAATAAAACTAAAACCTATCCCTTGGGTATTTTCCTAGATCAAATAATGGATCCACATAACATGGGGGCTATCATCAGAAGTGCATATTTCTTGGGAGTGgatttcattttaatttccCGTAGAAACTCTTCTCCACTATCGCCTGTAGTTTCAAAATCAAGTAGTGGTGCACTCGAATTAATACCAATCCTAACTGTTGATAGACCTTTAGATTTCGTTAATAGAACCAAACAAGCAAATGATTGGACGTTTATTACTACAGATTCAAATCCAAATGCCAGAAAGGAATTCAGTCCCAAAGCGTTAAAATTAGCTGACTTAAAGGGTCAATGTAATGAGGCTCCTACAATTCTAATAGTTGGGAATGAAGGTAAAGGAGTGAGAACCAACATGAAATTTAATAGTGATTTCATCGTAGAGATCCCATTTAAAGAAAGGCCTCGttcaaaaaatgaaataagaGGAGGTGGCGGTATGGTTGTAGATTCCTTAAATGTCAGTGTAGCGACTGCTCTactaattgataatatattaagaaaataa
- the IDI1 gene encoding isopentenyl-diphosphate delta-isomerase IDI1 (similar to Saccharomyces cerevisiae IDI1 (YPL117C); ancestral locus Anc_8.610) — MTSAYASLVENLSSEEILEKFPEVIPLQKRPNTRSSEETLGKAQGHEEVNVFQDHDEEQIKLMHENCIVLDWNDNPIGAATKKDCHLMENINKGLLHRAFSVFMFNGKNELLLQQRATEKITFPNLWTNTCCSHPLCVDEELGGNNFLGLKDKIQGVKVASIRKLNHELGIKDKQLGTNGEFHFLNRIHYMAESNGFWGEHEIDYILIYKISKGSSIDVDPNWNEVKDIKWVSQEELKQMFEDSSKLFTPWFKIICENYLFDWWNNLKDLSSFENDETIYRMI, encoded by the coding sequence ATGACCTCAGCTTATGCCAGTTTAGTGGAAAACTTATCTTCTGAAGAAATCTTGGAAAAGTTTCCAGAAGTGATACCTTTGCAAAAAAGACCTAACACCAGGTCTAGTGAAGAGACTTTAGGTAAAGCTCAAGGTCATGAGGAGGTCAACGTTTTCCAAGATCATGATGAagaacaaataaaattgatgcATGAAAACTGTATTGTATTGGATTGGAATGATAATCCAATTGGAGCTGCCACTAAAAAGGATTGTCATTTaatggaaaatattaataaaggCTTATTACATCGAGCATTTTCAGTATTTATGTTTAATggtaaaaatgaattattgtTACAACAACGTGCTactgaaaaaattacatttCCTAATTTATGGACAAATACTTGTTGTTCACATCCGTTATGtgttgatgaagaattaggCGGTAATAACTTCTTGGGTTTAAAGGATAAGATCCAAGGAGTTAAAGTTGCAtctattagaaaattaaatcatgaATTAGGTATAAAGGATAAACAATTGGGTACTAATGGGGAATTCCATTTCCTAAATAGAATTCATTACATGGCAGAAAGTAATGGATTTTGGGGTGAACATGAAATTGATTATATCTTAATATATAAGATTTCCAAGGGGTCTTCTATCGATGTTGATCCTAATTGGAACGAAGTTAAAGATATCAAATGGGTATCTCAAGAAGAATTGAAACAAATGTTTGAAGATTCtagtaaattatttacCCCAtggtttaaaattatttgtgaaaactatttatttgattggtggaacaatttaaaagatttaagtagttttgaaaatgatgaaaccATTTATAGAATGATTTGA